The proteins below are encoded in one region of Vulpes lagopus strain Blue_001 chromosome 10, ASM1834538v1, whole genome shotgun sequence:
- the LOC121499635 gene encoding histone H2A type 1-B — MSGRGKQGGKARAKAKTRSSRAGLQFPVGRVHRLLRKGNYSERVGAGAPVYLAAVLEYLTAEILELAGNAARDNKKTRIIPRHLQLAIRNDEELNKLLGRVTIAQGGVLPNIQAVLLPKKTESHHKAKGK, encoded by the coding sequence ATGTCTGGGCGCGGGAAGCAGGGCGGCAAGGCTCGCGCCAAGGCCAAGACGCGCTCGTCGCGGGCCGGGCTCCAGTTCCCGGTGGGCCGCGTCCACCGCCTGCTCCGCAAGGGCAACTACTCGGAGCGGGTCGGGGCGGGCGCGCCGGTGTACCTGGCGGCCGTGCTGGAGTACCTGACGGCCGAGATCCTGGAGCTGGCGGGCAACGCGGCCCGCGACAACAAGAAGACGCGCATCATCCCGCGCCACCTGCAGCTGGCCATCCGCAACGACGAGGAGCTCAACAAGCTGCTGGGCCGCGTGACCATCGCGCAGGGCGGCGTCCTGCCCAACATCCAGGCCGTGCTGCTGCCCAAGAAGACCGAGAGCCACCACAAGGCCAAGGGGAAgtaa